The DNA window CACGTTGCACGGTTGACAGCAGAGGACCAAGAGGGGAACTGCCATGACGATTAAAGCCATCGACAGCGGCCCGGCGGGCAAACCGCAGCTGCGCAAATCCCTTAAGCTGTGGCAGGTGGTGATGATGGGCCTGGCCTATCTGACGCCGATGACGGTGTTCGACACCTTCGGCATCGTCTCCGGCCTCACCGACGGCCATGTGCCGACCTCTTATCTGTTGGCGCTGGCCGGCGTGCTGTTCACCGCCATCAGCTACGGCAAACTGGTGCGCCAGTTTCCCACCGCCGGCTCCGCCTACACCTATGCGCAGAAAGCGATCAACCCGCACGTTGGTTTCCTGGTGGGGTGGTCATCGCTGCTGGATTATCTGTTCCTGCCGATGATCAATACGCTGTTGGCGAAGATTTACCTGACCGCGCTGTTCCCGGAAGTGCCGCCCTGGGTGTGGGTGGTGGGCTTCGTTATCCTGATTACCGCCATCAACCTGAAAAGCGTCAATCTGGTGGCCAACTTCAATACCCTGTTCGTGCTGGCGCAGGTGGCGATCATTCTGGTGTTCATCTATCTGGTGGTGCGCGGCCTGCACAACGGCGAGGGGATGGGCACGGTGTGGAGCCTGCGGCCGTTCCTCAGCGAGAACGCCCACCTGCTGCCGATCATTACCGGCGCCACCATTCTGTGCTTCTCGTTCCTCGGCTTCGACGCGGTCACCACGCTGTGCGAAGAGACGCCCGACGCCGCCAAGGTGATCCCGCGCGCCATCTTCCTGACCGCGCTGTACGGCGGGGTGATCTTTATCAGCGTGTCGTTCTTCATTCAGCTGTTTTTCCCGTCCATTCAACGCTTCCACCAGCCCGACGCCGCGCTGCCGGAGATCGCGCTGTACGTCGGCGGCAAGCTGTTCCAGTCGATCTTCCTGTGCGTGACCTTTATCAACACGTTGGCTTCCGGCCTGGCGTCGCACGCCAGCGTGTCGCGCCTGCTGTACGTGATGGGGCGCGATAACGTGTTCCCGGAGAAATTCTTCGGCTATATCCACCCCAAATGGCGCACGCCGGCGCTGAACGTGTTGATGGTCGGGCTGGTGGCGTTGTCGGCGCTGTCGTTCGATCTGGTTACCGCCACGGCGCTGATCAACTTTGGCGCACTGGTGGCCTTCACCTTCGTCAACCTGTCGGTGATCAGCCACTTCTTCATCCGCGAAGGGCGCAACAAAAGCTGGAAAGATCGCTTCAACTTCCTGTTCCTGCCGCTGGTGGGGGCGCTGACGGTGGGGGTGCTGTGGCTGAACCTGGAGAAAAGCTCGCTGACCATGGGGCTTATCTGGGCGACGCTGGGCTTCGGCTATTTGGCCTGGCTGACGCGGCGTTTTC is part of the Serratia surfactantfaciens genome and encodes:
- a CDS encoding APC family permease; protein product: MTIKAIDSGPAGKPQLRKSLKLWQVVMMGLAYLTPMTVFDTFGIVSGLTDGHVPTSYLLALAGVLFTAISYGKLVRQFPTAGSAYTYAQKAINPHVGFLVGWSSLLDYLFLPMINTLLAKIYLTALFPEVPPWVWVVGFVILITAINLKSVNLVANFNTLFVLAQVAIILVFIYLVVRGLHNGEGMGTVWSLRPFLSENAHLLPIITGATILCFSFLGFDAVTTLCEETPDAAKVIPRAIFLTALYGGVIFISVSFFIQLFFPSIQRFHQPDAALPEIALYVGGKLFQSIFLCVTFINTLASGLASHASVSRLLYVMGRDNVFPEKFFGYIHPKWRTPALNVLMVGLVALSALSFDLVTATALINFGALVAFTFVNLSVISHFFIREGRNKSWKDRFNFLFLPLVGALTVGVLWLNLEKSSLTMGLIWATLGFGYLAWLTRRFRQPPPQLERQPQQ